The following are from one region of the Hemitrygon akajei chromosome 31, sHemAka1.3, whole genome shotgun sequence genome:
- the polr3h gene encoding DNA-directed RNA polymerase III subunit RPC8 has translation MFVLVEMVDTVRIPPWFFERKLNDAIAEELNKKLANKVVYNVGLCICLYDITKLEDSYIFPGDGASHTKVHFRYVVFRPFLDEIITGKIKGCSQDGVCVTLGFFDDILIPPESLQQPAKFDETEQVWVWEYETDEGTHDLYMDVGEEIRLRVVDETFVDTSPTGPSRADTSTSTAEETQRKESPYTLTGSISEPGLGLLSWWTNG, from the exons ATGTTCGTTCTGGTGGAGATGGTGGACACTGTGCGGATTCCGCCCTGGTTCTTCGAGAGGAAATTAAACGATGCCATCGCAGAAGAGCTGAACAAAAAACTGGCCAACAAG GTGGTGTACAATGTCGGTCTGTGTATATGCCTGTACGACATTACCAAACTGGAAGATTCCTACATTTTCCCAGGAGATGGCGCTTCTCACACCAAAG TTCACTTTCGATACGTGGTATTCCGACCCTTTCTGGATGAAATTATTACAGGCAAAATTAAAGGCTGCAGCCAGGATGGAGTCTGTG TGACCCTGGGATTTTTCGATGACATCCTGATCCCTCCTGAATCTCTGCAACAACCGGCCAAGTT CGATGAGACTGAGCAGGTGTGGGTGTGGGAGTACGAGACCGACGAGGGTACACACGACCTGTACATGGATGTCGGCGAGGAGATCCGACTGAGGGTGGTGGATGAAACTTTTGTGGACACCTCCCCCACTGGGCCCAGCAGAGCAGATACTTCCACCTCTACAGCAGAAGAAACACAGAGGAAGGAATCTCCCTACACGCTGACG GGGTCCATCAGTGAGCCTGGCCTGGGACTCCTATCCTGGTGGACGAATGGTTAA